The Toxorhynchites rutilus septentrionalis strain SRP chromosome 3, ASM2978413v1, whole genome shotgun sequence genome includes a region encoding these proteins:
- the LOC129773761 gene encoding DNA ligase 1-like: protein MDSEKRDCLMCNVPNEVCDMVQCDTCELWAHYSCAGVTEAVKEKECNCSKCVNTLQAPKIRKTTRSDAKKTTGLKTKSDCGSSVGSVSESVGTLEDSLRKFEKEQRAKEKALEEEMILREKQLEMERALQEKRRQREKEFMKKQLQQDRELKERQLQEEREMLENELAEEKSFQDRRKKMFDDFLTAKKAVSEPALDEESAVGDTKEENETFTEKKVKFWLKKQYVTKNYPPIAPKQEDQIAGPSKQQDQIAGPSKQQDQIAGPSKNVPVTREENKEDVAKSEEDEEDDDDTEDDSEEEVGEAESREESNRIR from the coding sequence ATGGATTCGGAAAAAAGAGATTGCCTGATGTGCAATGTTCCCAACGAAGTCTGCGATATGGTGCAGTGCGATACGTGCGAGCTGTGGGCTCATTACTCGTGTGCTGGCGTTACGGAAGCAGTGAAGGAGAAGGAGTGCAACTGCAGCAAATGCGTTAATACGCTGCAGGCTCCGAAAATTCGGAAAACCACAAGGAGCGATGCCAAAAAGACGACAGGACTGAAAACGAAGAGCGATTGTGGATCGTCCGTTGGGTCTGTTTCGGAGAGCGTCGGAACGCTTGAAGATTCGTTGAGAAAATTCGAGAAGGAGCAGCGTGCGAAAGAAAAAGCCTTAGAAGAGGAAATGATCCTGCGTGAAAAGCAACTCGAAATGGAAAGAGCTCTGCAGGAAAAACGTCGACAAAGAGAGAAAGAGTTTATGAAGAAGCAACTGCAGCAGGACAGGGAATTAAAAGAACGTCAGCTGCAAGAGGAGCGCGAGATGTTGGAAAATGAATTGGCTGAGGAAAAATCCTTTCAAGATCGACGCAAAAAGATGTTCGACGACTTCTTGACGGCGAAAAAGGCCGTCTCAGAACCGGCTCTTGACGAGGAAAGCGCTGTCGGTGATacaaaggaggaaaatgaaACGTTCaccgagaaaaaggtgaaattctggttgaaaaaacagTATGTCACGAAAAACTATCCACCGATTGCACCGAAGCAGGAGGATCAGATAGCTGGCCCGTCCAAACAACAGGATCAGATAGCTGGTCCGTCCAAGCAACAGGATCAGATAGCAGGTCCGTCCAAGAATGTTCCAGTTACACGTGAAGAGAATAAAGAAGATGTAGCCAAAAGTGAGGAAGACGAAGAAGACGATGATGACACCGAAGATGATAGCGAGGAAGAGGTGGGTGAAGCAGAGTCTCGAGAGGAAAGCAACAGGATCAGATAG